The following nucleotide sequence is from Ignavibacteriota bacterium.
CGAAGAATCTTTTTCACTTGACCGAAACACAACTTCCAACAGAAGCGGAACAATACAAATTGAAAACCGACAAGGCGCTTCAGGCAGGAATCGGCTACACAGGAATCCGAAGAGTGAAATTCGGTGTTGATGCTGACACGAAGAAGCGCGTACGAATCGGCGGCGAGTGGACGCTTGCGGAGTTTTTGCAACTACGAGGCGGAATGTATTTCAACAACGAACACTCGTTTAGTTCGGAAGCGTTCGCTTTCGGGATAGGCGGTTCGTATCAATTTGTCCGGGCTGATATAAGTTATCTCAGGTTCACCGACCAATCAAACAGGCAGGGAACAGTGGACATCAATCAATTTGAAGAATCAGGAATTGAGAACATCGAGTTCAATCCATACACAAGCGACAGAATTTCTCTTAGTCTGACTGTTGATTTGGGAAGAACGCACGAGCAACTTGCTCGTATCGAATATGTTGAAATGATGAGCGATGTGTTTCCTTCGTCGTCGTCCGTTCATGCATTCCGACCGATTGGAAAAGCGCGGGTGCGAAATATTTCCTCTAATCCGGTCAATGCGAAAGTGAGCTTTTATGTTGAGCGGTTGATGGATTCACCGACGGTGACATCGCCGCAAACCATCGCACCAAATGAGTTGCTGGAAATTCCGTTCTATGCTGTTTTCAGTGAAGCGGTGAATGCAATCAGTTCGTTGGCGGTGCTCGACGGAGAAGTGTTTGTCTCCGCCTCGCCTGTTCAGGACTACGACGATAGTTATCAGGCGCGTGTGCTTGTTCATGGACGCAATGAGTGGAATGGCGATGTAACGATGCTCAATTATTTTATCACGCCTGGCGACCCGGCAATTCATCGGCTGACACGAAATGTCCTCAGTCAGGCGGATTCGTATTTAGATTCAATCCAACAACAACTGCAATTGTTTGTCAAAGCGAAATTGTTGTTCAATGAATTTGCAACAAAACTTGTTTATGTAAACGACCCGAAACTCTCACAGGATTATGTGCAGTATCCCTCTGAAACGTTGACATTGCACGGCGGTGATTGCGATGACATGACAGTTGCGTATGCAACATTGCTCTCGAACATCGGAATTGCAACGGCATTTGTTGATGTCGTTCCGCCGGAGAATCCGAATGAATCTCATATTTATTTGATGTTTGATACGGGAATCGAACCGTCATCATCGCAACTCATCAGCGAGAACCCGAAACGGTTTGTTGTGCGAAAGAATGAATCGGGAAATGAAACTGTCTGGGTTCCGGTGGAGACGACGGTAATTCGAAAAGGATTTGATGAGGCGTGGCGTATCGGCGCCGAAGCATATTTTCAGGAAGCGGAACTCAATGCCGGTTTAGTGAAAGGCTGGGTTCGCGTAGTTGATGTACAGATTGTAGAATAAAGAAAGGTAGAACAATGAGACAGTTAATTTCTTTAACATTATTTTGTTTGATACTGACAGCAGGTTTGACTGCACAGTTTAAAGTCACTGCCTTGAAGGGCGAAGTCTTCGTTCGTCATGGAGCGGCGGAAGAATGGCAGAATGTTGCCGTTGGCGATGTGCTGAAACCGGATGACTCGATGAAATTGGAAAAACATTCATCAGCGACAATTATTTTGGAAGATGGGAAGAAGATTGTTGTCCCGGAACAGGTGATTGTTGATGTTTCGGATTTACGGGATTTATCTCAGGACGAGTTCTTGTTGAAACTTGCAATGGAACAGGTCCGTTCGATTTCGCTTCCGGAGAAGGAACAGAAAATTAACATCCCGCAAACCACGACCGTTCACGGCAGTTCCAAAGGAATGACAGAAAAACTTTCAACCAATGGCGAGATTGGAGTTCTTCAGTTAAACGGTACAAAGGTGTTGTTCGAAAACGGGTACGATGAAACCGGAGTATTGAAAACCAAGCAAGTGTACCGATTGTATCCTGCGTTAGTTAAGCAATTCGAAACACGAATGTTGGTTGCGCGCGCGTTCGAGAATATGAATCTGAAACGGGATGCTCTTACCGAATATCGTTCTTTGCTGAACGAGGCATTACTTCCTCAGCAACGAACTCAACTCGAACAAAAAATCGAACAGTTAAAAAAACAACTTGATGGTTGAGCAGGTGCGACTCACTTCTCTAAATGATCCAAACAACTTTTGACTAAGTTCTGCTCTTTAAAAGAAAAGTGAGTCGCACCCTCTCTCTCCTGAAGCCGAAAGCGCGGTTTCAACTTTAGAAGTCAAATCAATGACATCGCTGGAACCATTTGTTCGTAGTTGAAGTGTGGAAGTATGAATCATGGTAATGAAAATCGGAGGCGAATCAATAAAATTGATTTTCCCCAATCTTCTGGTTACATTTGAGCCGTAAATAAATCAATAAAGGATAACAATGAACAATTTTAATCGTCGCGACTTTCTTAAAACCACAGCAATTGCCGGCGTTGCTGCATTGGCATCACCGGTTCTTTCACCTGCAATTGCAACGGTGCAAACGAAAGGCAAGGCGTTCAAACCGATTGCAATTTCAAGCGGGAACGGAACGAAAGCGCTTGACAAAACAATGGAACTCATCAAAAAGGGGAGCGATGCTTTAGATGCAATCGTAGCCGGAGTAAATATTGTCGAGGATGACCCCAACGATATGAGCGTCGGGTACGGTGGTTTGCCCAATGAAGATGGAGTGGTTGAACTTGACGCCGCCGTTTGGCATGGACCAAGTTTCCGCGGCGGTTCAGTTGCGTCAATCCGGAATATCAAGAATCCATCCAAAGTTGCAAAGTTAGTGTTAGAACGAACTGACCATGTTCTGCTTGTCGGAGAAGGCGCGTTGAGGTTTGCAAAGGCACATGGGTTTCAGGAAGAAAATTTGCTCACCGAGAAAGCGCGCGAGGCTTGGTTGAAGTGGAAAGAAAATCTCAGCAAAGAAGATGACTGGCTTCCGCCACACACGATTGAAGATACAGATATTGGAGAAATCATTTCCAAATACAGACGCACATACGGAACCATTCACATCAGCGCGATTGATTTGCACAGCAATCTTTCCTGTTGCACGACGACAAGCGGACTTGCATTCAAGATTCCCGGTCGGGTGGGTGATTCGCCTATTATCGGAGCGGGTTTGTTTTGCGATAATGAAGTCGGAAGCGCCGGCTCGACCGGACGTGGCGAAGCAAATCTTCTCAATCTCAGTTCGGCAATGATTGTCGAATGGATGCGACAAGGGAAATCTCCCGAACAGGCATGTCTTATGGCGTGTGAGAGAGTTCAACATCGTTGTAAAGAAAAACGATTGTTAGATGAAAAGGGAAGATTCAAACATAGTGTTACGTTTTATGCAATCAACAAAGATGGAGAATACGGCGGAGCAAATATGTGGGAGGGGGGAACATATCTTATTCACGATGGAGCGGAAGTGAGAAAAATGGAATGTGCGTTTCTTCATAAACGCGATGACAAGTAATGCGAAACCAAATCCCGTCATTCAAAGTCCTGCTCGTTGCGGGACTTTTATTTTTCCATGTTTGATGCATCAAATCATGCAAACAGGGTTTATTTTGTCCGACTGATGACAAACAGCAACAAGTTCGACAGGAAAATCGTATTAGTGAAGTAACGGGAAATGTTGCTTCTCTGAAAAACATTTTGTATTATTTACCCGGAATTACTGAAAAAAAACTACAGGACATCTGCTTATAACATCTTTTCTACTTTTTGTCTGAAAATCTCACTGATTTTTCATTTAAACAGTATTCCATTACCATGCAAGCAGCCCCAGCCTTAGATGCCGGTACTCGTTCACGTCACATCGAGTTCGAGCGTGATGCCGCGCCCCACATGAATTTACTCTATAATTATGCTCATTGGATGACCGGAGACCGGGATGAAGCCGATGACCTTCTTCAAGAAACATTCCTGAAGGCGTATCGTTTTTGGGATAAGTTTGAGAAGGGAACTAACCTGAAAGCATGGTTGTTCAAGATTATGAAAAATTCGTACATCAACATGTACCGGAAAGATAAACGTGAACCGGACAAGGTTGATTACGAAGAAATTCAAAATTTCTACAACGAAATCCGCGCTGAGTCAACCGACCCAAACGACTTACAGCAACAAATATTCGGCGGTTTGCTTGATGACGAAGTAACTTCTGCTTTGGAATCCTTGCCTGAAGATTTTCGTACGGTGATTATTCTCTGTGATATTGAAGGTCTGCCGTATGAAGAAATTGCCGAGTTTGTTGATTGCCCGATTGGAACGGTTCGCTCACGGTTACATAGAGCGCGTAAGATGTTACAAACTCAATTGTATGAATACGCGAAACAGCGCGGCTACGTTACTCAACATTAAGGAATTAATATCGGATTTTTGATAAAAGGTTAACTTCTCGTGAATTGTAAAAATGTTTCTGAACTGATTCCCGCAGTTCTGGATGGTGAACTACGGGCTGACGAACAATCATCCATCGAACAACACCTCGAACACTGTACGCACTGTCGCAACGAATTTGAATTGCACAGTATGGCAAAACGAATTGTACGGCAACGTCTTCACCGGATTGCAACCCCTCCGCATATTCGTGAACGAATTTTCTCTCAACTCAGGCAAGAATCTCCTCAGCCTGTACGCGGTTCATGGTTCTCATTGAATCCATTTCGAATATCATGGAAACCGGTTGCTGTATTTAGCGGTGCGCTTGCAATAATTCTCCTCATGGTTTTCTATCCGCAATCAAAAGTGCATCATTCCCACGCAGCGCCGAGCGATGCAGACATCATCCATCAAACATACAATAATTTTGATAAGATGTTGGCGGGTTCATTGCTTCCTCAAATCTCATCAGGCGATAAGTTCGATGTCGAGCAGTTTTTCGCGCAGAAGGCAGACTTCAAAGTCAGCGTTCCCGACATGAAACGGTGTCGTTTAGTAGGCGGAATCTTCTCGAACTACAACGATGCTCAGGTTGCTCATGTCTTGTATGAATACGGAAGCGAGCCAATTTATATTTTTCAAGCCAGATTGCAGGATGTGCTGGAAGGGAAGGGATTGTTTCTTCCGGAAGAAATCAAGGAAGAATTGCTAAGGACGGGAATGTATGTTCGCCACCATTCTTCCGATTGTACACTCATCGTTCGGATTGTTGATTCTACCGTTTGTTGCACAATGGCAGATATTGATAAAGAAGATTTATTAAATTACATCACAGAAAGTAAATAAGGTACGCAATGAAATATATTTCCATTTTTATTTTGGTCTTTTTATTCCTCGTTGTCACGGGTTGTTCGAAGAAAGAAAAGGAACAGGCAAACACACAACAATCCAATTCCACTTCCGTCTCACAGAATGTTTCCGAAATTGAGAACGTACAATTACGGGAAGGTATGGTTCCGAATTTTTCGTTCACCGATGCAAACGGTCAAGCAACGAACTTTGATTCATTCAAAGGAAAAGTGACATTAGTGAACTTTTGGGCAACGTGGTGCGGTCCGTGTAAAATGGAACTCCCCGACTTGATTGCGTTAAGCAAAGAGTACGGAGACCGGAACGTTCGTTTTATTGGAATTTCCACCGACCGCGGTAGCGATGTGCTGGAGGATGTCCGTACGTTCGTTCAAAAAGCCGGTATCTCGTATCAAATAGTAATCGCGAATGATGACATTGAATCTGCATATGGGAACATCAATGCAATTCCCACGACGTTTATCGTGGACGAAAACGGAAAAATCGTCCAGTCGTTCGTTGGCGTTCGCTCGAAAGAGTTTTTTGCAGATGCGTTGAACAAAGCGCTTGGTATTTCCAGTTAACGGAATCAACAATAGTAAAAGTATCTCAAATGGACTCTGAGCAAACAGAGTCCATTTTATTTTAGAAAACACCACATGAATACTCCAATCTCTTCACTCGGCGAAGTCGCACTCATTGAACATCTCCGTACAATTGTTGAAGGTCAATTTGAAGACAGTTCACTTCGGCAACAACTTCTCAAAGGAATTTCTGATGATACAGCAGTGTATCAACCCACCGAAGGGAACGTTCAATTAATTACAACCGATGCATTTGTTGAGGGAGTGCATTTCGATTTGACATACACTTCTTTCAAACACCTTGGCTGGAAACTCATGGCGGCAAACCTGAGCGATATTGCTGCGATGGGAGGAATTCCTCGGTACGCTGTCATTTCTCTCGCGCTTCCATCGAAAATTTCTGTCGAGATGGTTGAAGAACTGTATCGGGGAATTGCATTTGCTTGTAAAGAGTACTCATGTATTCTGGTTGGCGGAGATACGGTTGCCTCAGTTGCAAACATGTTTCTTTCAGTAACTCTCATCGGGGAAGCAGAGAAAGAAAAAGTAGCGTATCGTCATGGGGCGAAGGTTGGCGATGTGCTTTGTGTAACAGGAACTCTTGGCGCGGCACATGCGGGATTGAAAATTCTTCAGCGCGAAAAAGAGCGTTTTATTTCTGCGGGCAATGCTGAATCGTTTCAACCGAACTTAGCTCTGTACACTGAAGTTTTAGAAAGGCATTTGATGCCGAAACCCCGCCTTGATATTTCTCGGATTCTGATGGAACATGTTCAAGTTCATTCCATGATAGACATCAGCGATGGATTGGCTTCGGAAGTTCATAGGATTTGCAAGGAAAGCAAGGTGGGTGGAAAAGTGTACGAGCATAAAATTCCATTATTAGAAAAGACAAAAAGCATCACTGATGAATTTTCCGAGCGCGGAATTGATTATGCATTATTCGGCGGTGAAGATTATGAACTCCTCTTTTCCATAAGCGAAGATGAATTAGAAAAACTACAATCATTGACGAATGATATTTCCGTTGTCGGGAAAATTGTTTCCCAACATGAAGGCATCGAACTTGTGAAAGAGAACGGAGAGTCGGTGATGCTACCGTTCGGAGGGTTTGAGCATTTTCGGTAAGTGAAAGGACGGTCATTTCACTAACTTGAACGATGTAGGACAGGTATTCTGTTCTGTTGAATACAACAAGCAGTAATGACTGTCCTACAAATTGTTCAAACACCCGCACCTCAATACACCTATTTGAAAATCAATACTCCATCTTGAGTGAATTTCACCCAATATCCTTTTCCCGGATAGAGTATTTGAGCTTCAACATAGCCAAGGTCATATCCAAAGTAATTTGAAGAAATAATTCCCGGTGGTTCAGTTGTAATGGTTGAAATTGCCACCGGAGAAGAAATCATTCCGATTAAATTCCAACCGGAAGTTACGAGAACAGTATCCGACATCCGTCGCGTACCCGAAAAAGTAAGAGAAGTTGTTGAATCGAATTTTATCCAATATCCGATTCCTTTTTCTAAAGTATCCTTCATAACATATCCGTTCGCAAACATGAATGCACCGGAAGAGGCGGAGGGAAACAAAACGTTTGTTCCGAAATCGTTACCATCAAGCGGAAAGGAAACAATGTTCCAATTCTTCTGATATGTCATGTTCATGTTGACGATTGCAGAAGGGTCACACGTAAGGTTCATGTCGTTTCGGTTAATTACCCAATCGTCGTTGAGTAACGATGTACTGTTCTGACTTCTGAGGCTGTAGTATTTATGCACATTATTAGTGTTTGTGAAATCATTCCACGACATCCAGTAGCGGAAAGCAGGATATTTTGTTTTTATCTGATGAATGAGCGTTGAATAATCATAACTGAAAGGAGTAGAAAGATTACTCTTCATTCCAAATTCAGAAATCGCAAGTGGTTTTCCCTTAGCCAATAATGCACTGTAATTTGGAATATCGAGCGTGTCGGAATATGCATCTACTCCGATGATATCCACGTTATTATTTCCCGGATAATAATACAATTCAGTTTTAAACGATGAACTATTGATGTAAGATTCCCGGACACTCGGTGAGTATACCCATAAAAGATTGTTGAGTTGTTTTGTGTATGTGAAATAATTGAACATGTGAATCCATATTGCAGTCCAATCATCCGATGATGGTGTGGTAGCGCCAGTCGAACCCCACCAGAACCAGGTAGCGTTCATTTCATGGAAGGGACGAAACAGCACGGTAACTCCTGAATCCTGTAACTGTCGTAATCCGATTGCAACACTGTCTAATCTTCGTATCCACTCGACATAGACAGGCGTGCCGGGTGTAATCAGGTCAAGAAGTTGGCTTTGATGTGTTGTGTCATTAGAAAAATTG
It contains:
- a CDS encoding isoaspartyl peptidase/L-asparaginase encodes the protein MNNFNRRDFLKTTAIAGVAALASPVLSPAIATVQTKGKAFKPIAISSGNGTKALDKTMELIKKGSDALDAIVAGVNIVEDDPNDMSVGYGGLPNEDGVVELDAAVWHGPSFRGGSVASIRNIKNPSKVAKLVLERTDHVLLVGEGALRFAKAHGFQEENLLTEKAREAWLKWKENLSKEDDWLPPHTIEDTDIGEIISKYRRTYGTIHISAIDLHSNLSCCTTTSGLAFKIPGRVGDSPIIGAGLFCDNEVGSAGSTGRGEANLLNLSSAMIVEWMRQGKSPEQACLMACERVQHRCKEKRLLDEKGRFKHSVTFYAINKDGEYGGANMWEGGTYLIHDGAEVRKMECAFLHKRDDK
- a CDS encoding sigma-70 family RNA polymerase sigma factor, translating into MQAAPALDAGTRSRHIEFERDAAPHMNLLYNYAHWMTGDRDEADDLLQETFLKAYRFWDKFEKGTNLKAWLFKIMKNSYINMYRKDKREPDKVDYEEIQNFYNEIRAESTDPNDLQQQIFGGLLDDEVTSALESLPEDFRTVIILCDIEGLPYEEIAEFVDCPIGTVRSRLHRARKMLQTQLYEYAKQRGYVTQH
- a CDS encoding zf-HC2 domain-containing protein → MNCKNVSELIPAVLDGELRADEQSSIEQHLEHCTHCRNEFELHSMAKRIVRQRLHRIATPPHIRERIFSQLRQESPQPVRGSWFSLNPFRISWKPVAVFSGALAIILLMVFYPQSKVHHSHAAPSDADIIHQTYNNFDKMLAGSLLPQISSGDKFDVEQFFAQKADFKVSVPDMKRCRLVGGIFSNYNDAQVAHVLYEYGSEPIYIFQARLQDVLEGKGLFLPEEIKEELLRTGMYVRHHSSDCTLIVRIVDSTVCCTMADIDKEDLLNYITESK
- a CDS encoding TlpA family protein disulfide reductase; protein product: MKYISIFILVFLFLVVTGCSKKEKEQANTQQSNSTSVSQNVSEIENVQLREGMVPNFSFTDANGQATNFDSFKGKVTLVNFWATWCGPCKMELPDLIALSKEYGDRNVRFIGISTDRGSDVLEDVRTFVQKAGISYQIVIANDDIESAYGNINAIPTTFIVDENGKIVQSFVGVRSKEFFADALNKALGISS
- the thiL gene encoding thiamine-phosphate kinase — translated: MNTPISSLGEVALIEHLRTIVEGQFEDSSLRQQLLKGISDDTAVYQPTEGNVQLITTDAFVEGVHFDLTYTSFKHLGWKLMAANLSDIAAMGGIPRYAVISLALPSKISVEMVEELYRGIAFACKEYSCILVGGDTVASVANMFLSVTLIGEAEKEKVAYRHGAKVGDVLCVTGTLGAAHAGLKILQREKERFISAGNAESFQPNLALYTEVLERHLMPKPRLDISRILMEHVQVHSMIDISDGLASEVHRICKESKVGGKVYEHKIPLLEKTKSITDEFSERGIDYALFGGEDYELLFSISEDELEKLQSLTNDISVVGKIVSQHEGIELVKENGESVMLPFGGFEHFR